A genomic segment from Persephonella marina EX-H1 encodes:
- a CDS encoding DUF6011 domain-containing protein, with protein MVCGRCGRPLSNPKSIIAGIGPQCKKHIEFELQIKKIKMRCMHSFYCLPQVEHIVVLLQRAKKKFEKYNIPWSSEAEKAIIEGLGLDKPRIELTSEEKKRMLEYMRDAEDRDIAKAEFFRIIGKCPHGLNCTDPDTALEATYHLIGLVFKASDENYKVAENFLLIIDPLLSILELFGTSERNYYESFYKVMKKKAEILKRKHRKKKIAEELEDILNLL; from the coding sequence ATGGTATGTGGTAGATGTGGAAGACCTTTATCTAACCCTAAATCAATAATAGCAGGTATTGGTCCACAATGCAAGAAGCACATAGAGTTTGAGCTTCAAATTAAGAAAATCAAAATGCGATGTATGCATAGTTTCTACTGCCTTCCACAGGTGGAACACATTGTAGTCTTATTGCAAAGAGCCAAGAAGAAGTTTGAAAAATACAATATACCCTGGTCGTCCGAAGCAGAAAAAGCAATCATAGAGGGATTAGGTCTTGATAAGCCGAGGATAGAATTGACAAGCGAGGAAAAAAAGAGAATGCTGGAATACATGAGGGATGCAGAAGATAGGGATATAGCAAAAGCTGAATTCTTTAGAATTATCGGGAAGTGCCCGCACGGCTTAAACTGCACCGACCCGGATACAGCTCTTGAAGCTACTTATCACTTAATTGGTCTTGTTTTTAAAGCTTCTGATGAAAACTACAAGGTTGCAGAAAACTTTTTGCTGATAATAGACCCACTACTTTCCATACTGGAACTGTTTGGAACTTCTGAAAGGAACTATTATGAAAGTTTTTATAAAGTAATGAAGAAAAAAGCAGAAATCCTTAAAAGAAAACACAGGAAGAAAAAAATAGCAGAAGAACTTGAAGATATATTAAATCTCTTATAA
- a CDS encoding ParM/StbA family protein yields the protein MKVAFDLGFGWTKVCTDTGECFKFPTWLAYHSDTAISEVDKVLVDGKEYVVGEDARLERQRITITSIQELLNYFPVFKRYSLEKLGISESEAQIITGLPPIHKDKAEILEKQGAVVLPQGLGIFLDVADKVSEEELMIIDIGFNTVDYIVVIKNKRKKGNTIEKQGVERMIELFRNKLPDSLGYLKQFSFQRLMDVFEKGYATVEGERIDLTSYKERAIEEYNEVLKTRLKDEIGNLIDEIERIVIAGGGAYYLKDIRKAGIYIPEKPEFSQARGYLKYE from the coding sequence ATGAAAGTAGCTTTTGATTTAGGGTTTGGCTGGACAAAGGTTTGCACCGATACTGGAGAGTGTTTCAAGTTTCCTACTTGGCTTGCATACCATTCTGATACAGCAATTAGCGAAGTTGATAAAGTGCTGGTAGATGGAAAAGAATATGTGGTCGGAGAGGATGCAAGACTTGAAAGGCAAAGAATAACAATCACATCAATTCAGGAACTTCTTAATTATTTTCCTGTTTTCAAAAGATATTCACTTGAGAAGTTGGGTATTTCTGAAAGTGAGGCACAGATAATAACTGGATTACCACCAATACACAAAGATAAAGCAGAAATTTTGGAAAAGCAGGGGGCTGTTGTTTTACCACAGGGGCTTGGAATATTTCTTGATGTAGCTGATAAGGTATCTGAAGAAGAATTGATGATTATAGATATTGGTTTTAATACTGTTGATTATATAGTTGTCATAAAAAATAAAAGGAAAAAAGGAAATACTATTGAAAAGCAAGGTGTAGAAAGGATGATTGAACTGTTTAGAAATAAATTACCAGATAGTTTAGGCTATCTCAAGCAATTTTCATTTCAAAGATTAATGGATGTTTTTGAAAAAGGATATGCAACAGTAGAAGGAGAAAGAATAGATTTAACATCTTACAAGGAGAGGGCTATTGAAGAGTATAATGAGGTTCTTAAAACAAGATTAAAAGATGAGATTGGGAACTTGATAGATGAAATAGAGCGAATAGTCATAGCTGGAGGAGGAGCTTATTATCTAAAAGATATTAGAAAAGCAGGAATTTACATTCCAGAAAAGCCAGAATTTAGCCAAGCAAGAGGTTATCTAAAGTATGAGTAG